A part of Chloroflexota bacterium genomic DNA contains:
- a CDS encoding PadR family transcriptional regulator: MNNKELALLGLLTEGPKYGYQLENDIETRGMREWTEIGFSSIYYLLNKSEDRGWILSTLGETSKGPVRKLYALTQTGWSLLRTELLQRLAHPTPNSGELDLALAFMSILPPEQVTEALNEYQQSLEDGLKRVNQQWERSGRGHLPENVEILFAHSLHRIQSELDWVKTLLQTRKENKNGQN; encoded by the coding sequence ATGAACAATAAAGAACTGGCCCTGCTGGGGCTCCTGACCGAGGGACCTAAATACGGCTACCAACTGGAAAATGACATTGAAACCCGCGGTATGCGAGAATGGACCGAGATCGGATTCTCCTCCATCTATTACCTGCTGAACAAATCGGAAGACCGGGGCTGGATCCTTTCCACCCTGGGCGAAACCTCAAAAGGACCTGTCCGCAAGCTCTATGCGCTGACCCAAACCGGCTGGTCACTCTTACGCACCGAACTGCTCCAGAGACTGGCCCATCCTACGCCCAACAGCGGCGAACTCGACCTCGCCCTGGCGTTTATGTCCATCCTGCCCCCAGAGCAAGTGACGGAAGCGCTGAACGAATATCAACAGAGCCTGGAAGACGGCCTTAAGCGGGTAAACCAGCAGTGGGAGCGAAGCGGCAGAGGACATCTGCCGGAAAATGTTGAAATTCTGTTCGCTCATAGTCTGCATCGGATCCAAAGTGAACTGGACTGGGTTAAAACCCTTTTGCAGACCAGAAAGGAAAATAAAAATGGCCAAAATTGA
- a CDS encoding PhzF family phenazine biosynthesis protein → MMTTLFQVDAFTKEPFHGNPAGVCLLTEPKSAEWMQAVASEMNLSETAFLRPEGGQANWQLCWFTPATEVDLCGHATLASARVLFERQPELRNGALTFQTRSGELRAHWVDGAVELDFPAMTPEPLEIESDVSDILGFQPVAAAYDGNYFLFEAPDAATVRNAKPDFFALMESQMPEVIITAQSDLEDFDFISRFFAPQLGVNEDPVTGSAHCLLTPYWAEKLEKTELKAYQASARGGVLKVRLDGGRVRIAGEATIIFKAELLV, encoded by the coding sequence ATGATGACGACTCTTTTTCAGGTAGATGCTTTTACAAAGGAACCTTTCCATGGAAATCCGGCAGGTGTGTGCTTATTGACTGAGCCCAAGTCTGCGGAGTGGATGCAGGCGGTTGCTTCGGAGATGAACCTCTCGGAGACGGCATTTCTAAGGCCGGAGGGCGGTCAGGCGAACTGGCAGTTGTGCTGGTTCACCCCGGCCACTGAGGTGGACCTCTGCGGTCATGCCACCCTGGCCAGCGCTCGAGTGCTTTTTGAACGGCAGCCGGAATTGCGCAATGGTGCTCTGACTTTTCAGACGCGCTCTGGTGAGTTACGGGCGCATTGGGTGGATGGGGCTGTTGAGTTGGATTTCCCGGCGATGACTCCCGAACCGTTGGAGATTGAATCGGACGTGAGTGATATCTTGGGATTCCAACCGGTGGCCGCGGCTTATGATGGGAATTATTTCCTTTTTGAGGCGCCTGATGCCGCAACTGTCCGCAATGCCAAACCGGATTTCTTCGCGCTGATGGAAAGCCAAATGCCCGAGGTGATTATTACCGCCCAGAGCGACCTAGAGGACTTTGACTTCATTTCGCGTTTCTTTGCTCCGCAATTAGGGGTCAATGAGGACCCGGTCACAGGATCTGCTCATTGCCTGCTTACCCCATATTGGGCGGAAAAACTCGAGAAGACTGAATTAAAGGCTTATCAGGCTTCGGCCAGGGGTGGCGTGTTGAAGGTGCGGCTTGATGGCGGCCGGGTTCGGATTGCTGGAGAAGCGACAATTATCTTCAAGGCGGAGCTTTTGGTCTGA
- a CDS encoding MBL fold metallo-hydrolase produces MEISAQLTYGGTNCMLFRKGESNLLIDPHFTRPPFLSLLDKIKPSPEKIKAGLARLGIQSLAGVLLTHTHYDHALDAVETACQTGAPLFGSPSSAQLAAGAGLAPDLFHQIQQGESLQAGDFTVRFLPSQHIQFPRPLSRLASIAAPIPQPLRPPAWFWQYRCGEVSAILVDRTLVFGSAAFLSGAYQGLEVETVVLGIGGLGFRPRSYLEKLYQETVVASGARQVLISHWDNFFRPIRAGLHSLGRVGWTMEHLRPLAERYGQTISILKYNQPVDLVVSP; encoded by the coding sequence ATGGAAATATCAGCTCAGCTAACTTATGGCGGAACCAACTGCATGCTCTTTCGCAAGGGAGAATCTAATCTGCTGATTGATCCCCATTTCACCCGCCCTCCCTTCCTGAGCTTATTAGATAAGATCAAACCCTCACCGGAGAAAATCAAGGCAGGCCTGGCGCGTTTGGGCATCCAAAGCCTGGCCGGGGTCCTGCTGACGCATACCCATTACGACCATGCCCTTGATGCGGTGGAAACGGCCTGCCAGACCGGCGCTCCTCTGTTTGGCTCACCCTCCTCAGCTCAGTTGGCTGCAGGGGCTGGATTGGCGCCGGATTTGTTCCATCAAATTCAGCAGGGCGAATCCTTGCAGGCAGGGGATTTTACCGTTCGCTTCCTGCCCAGCCAGCATATTCAATTCCCCAGACCTCTAAGCCGCTTAGCCAGCATTGCAGCCCCCATTCCCCAACCCCTGAGGCCGCCGGCCTGGTTTTGGCAGTACCGCTGCGGTGAGGTCAGCGCCATCCTGGTGGACCGAACGTTGGTCTTTGGTAGTGCGGCCTTTCTGAGCGGGGCCTATCAGGGTTTGGAGGTGGAGACGGTCGTTTTGGGTATTGGTGGCTTGGGGTTTCGGCCGCGAAGTTACCTCGAAAAACTCTACCAGGAGACGGTGGTTGCCAGTGGCGCGCGGCAGGTGCTGATTTCCCATTGGGATAACTTCTTTCGGCCTATAAGGGCTGGTCTGCATTCTCTTGGCAGAGTGGGCTGGACGATGGAGCACTTGAGACCCTTAGCAGAACGTTACGGGCAGACAATTTCAATATTGAAGTACAACCAGCCTGTGGATTTAGTGGTTTCCCCCTAA
- a CDS encoding L,D-transpeptidase — MKKFKLLVWSILLLLIFGLPQAAVQAQSEVEDDSWMPLCLPGMPNDGTCLFYGPAQTVAEMEAEGFPYPMTELPAASPSSDLGILPVYVAKINLAADEPAYTYASAEDAAAGRNPIGQIETGSLRYISYINRVDINGNPYLQTTTGTWLRAAPAAYTNFQGLLFYDNPSNDFGWVVDRTPSYTEPSINAPVSGNEYVQMDLIQVFNSTEAQGLTWYEIAPDEWVNSLKARVVHFDPTRPEGVQGDRWIEINLFQQTMSVYEDGDLVFATLVASGLDPFFTRPGVFQIYEKKPLETMSGAFEANRSDYYYLEDVPWTMYYDESRALHATYWHTNLGYTQSHGCVNLAPGDANWLFQWAEVGDYVWVHDPSGNTPEDPNYYGPGAP; from the coding sequence ATGAAAAAATTTAAATTATTGGTTTGGTCAATACTTTTACTGCTGATCTTTGGCTTGCCTCAGGCGGCGGTTCAGGCCCAAAGCGAAGTGGAGGATGACTCCTGGATGCCACTTTGTCTGCCGGGCATGCCTAATGACGGCACTTGTTTGTTCTATGGCCCTGCTCAGACGGTGGCGGAGATGGAAGCGGAGGGCTTTCCTTACCCGATGACTGAATTGCCGGCCGCCTCGCCTTCATCTGATCTGGGCATTTTGCCGGTCTATGTCGCCAAGATCAACCTGGCTGCCGATGAACCGGCTTATACCTACGCCTCAGCGGAAGACGCCGCGGCGGGAAGGAACCCAATCGGACAAATCGAGACCGGCTCGCTTCGTTACATCAGCTATATCAACCGGGTGGATATTAACGGGAATCCCTATCTGCAGACGACCACCGGCACCTGGCTGCGGGCTGCACCAGCGGCTTATACGAACTTTCAGGGACTGTTGTTTTATGATAATCCCAGCAATGACTTTGGTTGGGTGGTGGATCGGACTCCGTCCTACACGGAACCCTCGATCAATGCGCCGGTCAGCGGGAATGAATACGTGCAGATGGACCTGATCCAGGTTTTTAACAGCACAGAAGCCCAAGGGCTGACCTGGTATGAGATCGCGCCGGATGAGTGGGTGAACAGCCTGAAAGCCCGGGTGGTGCATTTTGACCCCACCCGCCCGGAAGGCGTTCAGGGGGATCGCTGGATTGAGATCAATTTGTTCCAGCAGACCATGAGCGTGTATGAAGATGGTGACCTTGTATTCGCCACGCTGGTCGCCAGTGGTTTGGACCCTTTCTTTACGCGTCCGGGTGTTTTCCAGATTTATGAAAAGAAGCCTTTGGAAACGATGAGCGGCGCGTTTGAAGCCAATCGATCGGATTATTACTATCTAGAAGATGTTCCCTGGACGATGTATTATGACGAATCCCGTGCTTTACACGCCACCTATTGGCACACCAACCTGGGTTATACGCAGTCTCACGGCTGCGTGAACCTGGCGCCTGGAGATGCCAACTGGCTGTTCCAATGGGCGGAGGTCGGTGACTACGTTTGGGTGCATGACCCAAGCGGGAACACCCCCGAAGACCCTAATTATTACGGCCCCGGTGCGCCGTAG
- a CDS encoding DUF1667 domain-containing protein, with protein sequence MAEISEIICVTCPKGCTLRVKHEGKQVLEVLDGCKRGEEYAICELQDPRRMVASTVRVDGGLHPLVPVYTKKAFPKHLIPDLARALRNVEIPAPVKINQVVLPNALGTGIDVVASRDMPKVAA encoded by the coding sequence ATGGCTGAGATCAGTGAAATCATTTGCGTGACCTGCCCCAAAGGCTGCACCTTGCGGGTTAAGCACGAAGGCAAGCAGGTGCTGGAAGTTCTGGATGGCTGCAAACGCGGCGAGGAATATGCGATCTGTGAACTGCAGGACCCCCGCCGGATGGTAGCCTCCACCGTACGGGTGGATGGTGGATTGCACCCCCTGGTGCCCGTCTACACCAAAAAGGCCTTCCCCAAGCACCTGATCCCCGATCTGGCCCGGGCGCTGCGCAATGTGGAAATTCCCGCGCCGGTGAAGATCAACCAGGTCGTACTGCCCAATGCTCTCGGTACCGGAATTGACGTCGTCGCCAGCCGGGATATGCCGAAGGTGGCGGCGTAG
- a CDS encoding FAD-dependent oxidoreductase, whose protein sequence is MKTNYDVIVIGSGPGGLAAAIAAKENGADDVLIIERDVELGGILLQCIHNGFGLQLFNEDMPGPTYAQYYIDKVKAHGVETLMDTMVLDISPQREIFAINKDLGYLDLQAKAIVLAMGCRERTRAQIMLPGARPAGVYTAGTAQRFVNVEGHMPGNKFVILGSGDIGMIMARRLTIEGAQVERVLEIMPYLTGLTRNYVQCLLDYGITLQKHRTVNRIIGRDRVEAIEAVTVDEKWQPVPGTKEIIPCDTLLLSVGLIPENELSKKAGVLLDPITNGPYVDDRFMTNVPGIFAAGNVVQVYDLVDWVTEAGSTAGKGAAQFALAEKLETGEEIPLKAGENIRYVVPHKLDKNHLAEEQVRLQMRAITPMEERVLVTVEDQNGEVVTKKGEPYARPGEIITLAIQPKAYEAVQRATSLTVNVRKR, encoded by the coding sequence ATGAAAACCAACTATGATGTCATCGTCATCGGTAGTGGTCCCGGCGGTCTGGCGGCCGCCATCGCAGCCAAAGAAAACGGCGCGGATGATGTCCTGATCATCGAACGGGACGTCGAATTGGGCGGCATTCTACTGCAATGCATCCACAACGGCTTCGGGCTGCAGCTCTTCAATGAAGATATGCCCGGCCCAACCTACGCCCAATATTACATTGATAAAGTTAAAGCCCACGGGGTGGAAACCCTGATGGATACAATGGTGCTGGATATCTCCCCCCAACGGGAAATCTTCGCCATCAACAAAGACCTGGGCTATCTGGACCTTCAGGCCAAAGCGATCGTCCTGGCAATGGGCTGCCGGGAACGCACCCGGGCCCAGATCATGCTGCCGGGGGCCCGCCCCGCCGGGGTCTACACCGCCGGTACCGCCCAGCGCTTCGTTAACGTGGAAGGGCACATGCCGGGCAATAAGTTCGTGATCCTCGGCTCCGGCGATATCGGCATGATTATGGCCCGCCGCCTGACGATTGAAGGCGCACAGGTGGAACGCGTGTTGGAAATCATGCCCTACCTTACCGGCCTGACCCGCAACTACGTCCAGTGTCTGCTGGATTACGGCATCACTCTCCAAAAACACCGCACAGTCAACCGAATCATCGGCCGTGACCGAGTGGAAGCGATTGAGGCCGTCACGGTGGATGAAAAGTGGCAGCCCGTCCCAGGCACCAAGGAGATCATCCCCTGCGACACCCTTCTGCTCTCGGTCGGCCTGATCCCCGAGAACGAGCTATCCAAGAAGGCCGGTGTGCTGCTGGACCCGATCACCAATGGTCCCTATGTGGATGACCGATTTATGACCAATGTGCCCGGCATCTTTGCAGCGGGGAATGTTGTGCAGGTCTATGATCTGGTGGACTGGGTGACCGAAGCCGGTTCAACTGCCGGCAAAGGCGCGGCGCAGTTTGCCCTGGCCGAAAAGCTGGAAACCGGTGAGGAAATTCCACTCAAAGCGGGTGAAAACATCCGCTATGTGGTACCCCACAAGCTTGATAAGAACCACCTGGCAGAAGAACAGGTCCGCCTGCAGATGCGTGCCATCACCCCGATGGAAGAACGCGTCCTGGTGACCGTGGAAGACCAGAACGGTGAAGTGGTCACCAAGAAAGGCGAGCCCTATGCCCGCCCCGGTGAGATCATCACCCTGGCGATCCAACCAAAGGCTTATGAAGCCGTTCAAAGAGCAACCTCGCTAACCGTCAACGTTCGCAAACGTTGA
- a CDS encoding NAD(P)/FAD-dependent oxidoreductase has translation MAQSYDVIIIGAGIVGSMVARFLSKYKLDILLIDKDSDVGMGTSSANSAAVHAGYDALPGSNKALTNVMGVEMWPQVSEELGIPYERCGDYVVAVSDEDMTMLNILLERGKENGVPGLEIISGEEMRRREPLIRPDAIGALWAPTGGISDPLTATVAVAENAVMNGVTVMLNTAFEDFLMDGNTITGIRTNQGDFESRWVVNAAGLYADEVMHKAGVRPDFVIHPRRGEYLILDKVEFQLTQNTILFPAPSNKGKGILVASTLHGNVIIGPNANFVEDKTDKDMTREGVEEIWSGGKKLVPSVNRKHIIAEFAGLRATGNAPSPNPEIDYNQDFIIEIPEEVKGLVNLGGIESPGFTASPAIAIKVIELLKAAGEDLIEKPDWNPIREAPPVFRHMDKHQQADLIAKEPAYGRIVCRCEMVTEGEILAAIHSPIPATTYDAIKRRTWLGTGRCQGGFDMPRVVHILSEELGIAPEEVTKKGDGSPLLYRRTKDVQQDHIVVEDLI, from the coding sequence ATGGCTCAATCTTACGACGTCATCATCATTGGTGCGGGAATTGTCGGCAGCATGGTGGCACGTTTTCTATCCAAATATAAACTTGATATCTTGTTGATCGACAAAGACAGCGATGTGGGCATGGGCACCAGCTCTGCCAACTCCGCGGCCGTTCATGCCGGTTATGACGCCTTGCCTGGTTCTAATAAAGCGCTCACAAACGTCATGGGAGTTGAGATGTGGCCCCAGGTCTCCGAGGAGCTCGGAATCCCCTACGAACGCTGTGGCGATTATGTGGTCGCCGTCAGTGATGAAGACATGACGATGCTGAATATCCTGCTGGAACGCGGTAAGGAAAACGGCGTCCCAGGTTTGGAAATCATCTCCGGTGAAGAAATGCGCCGTCGTGAACCCCTCATCCGGCCGGATGCCATTGGCGCCCTCTGGGCACCCACCGGCGGGATCAGCGACCCCCTCACAGCCACCGTAGCTGTGGCCGAGAACGCGGTGATGAACGGCGTTACAGTGATGCTCAACACAGCCTTTGAAGATTTCCTGATGGACGGGAACACCATCACCGGCATCCGCACCAACCAGGGCGACTTTGAAAGCCGCTGGGTGGTCAATGCCGCCGGGCTGTATGCCGATGAGGTGATGCACAAAGCCGGCGTCAGGCCCGATTTCGTGATCCATCCTCGCCGGGGTGAATATCTGATCCTCGATAAAGTTGAATTCCAGTTAACACAAAACACGATCCTCTTCCCCGCCCCTTCCAACAAAGGCAAGGGCATTTTGGTGGCCTCCACCCTGCACGGCAATGTGATCATTGGCCCCAATGCCAACTTCGTTGAAGATAAGACCGATAAGGACATGACCCGCGAAGGTGTCGAGGAGATCTGGTCCGGTGGGAAGAAACTGGTTCCCAGCGTGAACCGCAAGCACATCATCGCTGAATTCGCCGGGCTGCGGGCCACGGGCAATGCCCCCTCGCCCAACCCGGAAATTGATTACAACCAGGACTTCATCATCGAGATCCCGGAGGAAGTCAAAGGCCTGGTGAACCTGGGTGGGATCGAATCCCCCGGTTTCACCGCCTCCCCCGCGATCGCCATCAAGGTGATCGAGCTGCTCAAGGCGGCTGGCGAAGACCTAATCGAGAAACCGGATTGGAACCCCATTCGTGAGGCCCCGCCGGTCTTCCGGCACATGGATAAACACCAGCAGGCGGATTTGATTGCCAAAGAACCCGCCTATGGGCGGATCGTCTGCCGCTGTGAGATGGTCACCGAAGGCGAAATCCTGGCCGCCATCCATTCCCCGATTCCCGCCACAACCTATGACGCCATCAAACGGCGCACCTGGCTGGGAACCGGACGCTGTCAGGGTGGTTTCGACATGCCCCGTGTTGTCCATATCCTCTCTGAAGAGCTGGGGATCGCCCCGGAAGAGGTCACCAAGAAAGGCGATGGCTCACCGCTGCTCTACCGGCGCACCAAAGACGTCCAACAGGATCACATCGTCGTGGAGGACCTGATATGA
- the glpK gene encoding glycerol kinase GlpK, which produces MNKYVASIDQGTTSTRCILFNHSGEIVSTHQLEHEQIFPKPGWVEHNPIEIWDRCHDVIQGAMTKANAKACDIAAVGVTNQRETTIVWDRETGQPYYNAIVWQDTRTSKICAEFAGAIGNNRFQERVGLPLATYFSGPKIRWILDNVEGVREAAEQGRAIFGNIDTWVIWNLTGGVDGGLHITDVTNASRTMLMDLKTLRWDEEICQIMGIPMQMLPEIRPSSQIYGMTKENGPFGGAIPVSGDLGDQQAATVGQTCFNPGEAKNTYGTGCFTILNTGDELVFSKNGLLTTLCYHFEGEKPVYALEGSIAITGALVQWLRDNLGLIQKSSDVETLAKTVEDNGGIYFVPAFSGLFAPYWRSDARGAIVGMTRFVNRGHIARATLEATAFQTREVLDVMKIDSGVDLTILKVDGGMVANDLLMQIQADVLKVPVIRPKVAETTALGAAYAAGLAVKFWKNKDEMRANWIKDKTWEPDPKSPLFDAKYREWKKAVSRTFNWVEGE; this is translated from the coding sequence ATGAATAAATACGTAGCCTCCATTGACCAGGGGACAACCAGTACGCGGTGTATCTTATTCAACCACAGCGGCGAAATTGTCAGCACCCACCAATTGGAACATGAACAGATCTTTCCCAAACCGGGCTGGGTGGAACATAACCCGATTGAGATCTGGGATCGCTGTCATGACGTCATCCAGGGTGCGATGACCAAAGCCAACGCCAAAGCCTGCGATATTGCAGCGGTGGGCGTCACCAACCAAAGAGAAACCACCATTGTCTGGGATCGGGAAACCGGCCAACCCTACTACAACGCGATTGTCTGGCAGGATACCCGAACCAGTAAAATCTGTGCGGAATTTGCCGGAGCGATCGGTAATAACCGCTTTCAGGAGCGGGTGGGGCTGCCGCTGGCAACCTATTTCTCCGGGCCAAAAATCCGCTGGATCCTGGATAATGTTGAGGGCGTTCGTGAAGCAGCGGAGCAGGGCAGAGCAATCTTCGGCAATATCGACACCTGGGTCATCTGGAACCTGACCGGTGGTGTGGATGGCGGCCTGCACATCACCGATGTGACCAACGCCAGCCGAACGATGCTCATGGATCTCAAAACTTTGCGCTGGGATGAGGAAATTTGTCAGATCATGGGCATCCCGATGCAAATGCTCCCGGAAATTCGGCCATCATCTCAAATTTATGGCATGACCAAAGAGAACGGCCCCTTTGGCGGTGCGATCCCGGTGTCCGGCGATTTGGGCGATCAGCAGGCCGCAACAGTTGGACAGACCTGCTTTAATCCTGGTGAGGCTAAAAACACTTACGGTACCGGCTGTTTCACGATCCTCAACACCGGTGATGAGTTGGTTTTCTCCAAGAACGGCTTATTAACAACCCTTTGCTACCATTTTGAGGGCGAGAAACCCGTCTATGCCCTGGAAGGTTCCATTGCGATCACCGGGGCGCTTGTTCAGTGGCTGCGTGACAACCTTGGCCTGATCCAAAAATCCTCCGATGTGGAAACACTGGCGAAAACCGTTGAGGACAACGGTGGAATCTACTTTGTGCCCGCCTTTTCCGGCCTTTTCGCCCCCTATTGGCGCTCCGATGCCCGCGGCGCCATCGTTGGCATGACCCGCTTCGTCAATCGGGGGCATATTGCCCGGGCCACGCTGGAAGCAACTGCTTTCCAGACCCGGGAAGTGCTCGATGTGATGAAAATTGACTCTGGAGTGGATCTGACCATCCTCAAAGTGGATGGCGGAATGGTGGCCAACGACCTGCTGATGCAGATCCAGGCGGATGTGCTTAAGGTACCGGTCATCCGGCCCAAAGTCGCCGAAACCACGGCCCTTGGCGCGGCCTACGCCGCAGGGTTGGCCGTGAAATTCTGGAAGAACAAAGACGAGATGCGCGCCAACTGGATCAAGGACAAAACCTGGGAACCTGACCCCAAAAGCCCCCTGTTTGATGCCAAATATCGGGAATGGAAGAAGGCCGTCAGCCGGACTTTCAATTGGGTGGAAGGTGAATAA
- a CDS encoding carboxypeptidase M32 — MTEKSKYSEKMQQLVDLAAEMEDLGHITALMGWDQQVYMPRGGSEERGQQSSLIGRLMHEKFTSDEVGKLLADLEAEVGDLTADTDEARSVKVFKKAYEKQTKVPLPLLMEFIKVTTGAHEAWVEARTKSDFTLFQPYLQKIVDLRIEYAKLFQPYDNIYDALLDDFEPGMKTADVKEIFNKLRPQQVELLKAIAEKEPPDNSFIKQDYKAEYQALLGRHVITRFGYDWNRGRLDTTAHPFTTGFGQGDVRITTRYLDDDGGSALFSTMHEAGHAMYEQGVSGKYNRHPLSGPASLAIHESQSRLWENLVGRSKEFWTYFYPSAQMLFPEILGNVSMNDFYRGINKVEPSMVRVEADEATYNMHVMLRLEIEMGLMEGTIQVADLPDIWNAKMQDYLGITPKNDGEGVLQDVHWSGGMIGYFPTYALGNLASVQLWDKMLEENPNIPDEIAQGKFDTILGWMREHIHQYGSKYEPQELMVMATGSKITPEPYINYLKTKYGEIYDL, encoded by the coding sequence ATGACTGAAAAATCAAAATACTCTGAAAAAATGCAGCAACTGGTTGACCTGGCCGCTGAAATGGAAGACCTCGGCCATATCACGGCCCTGATGGGATGGGACCAACAGGTCTACATGCCCCGCGGCGGCTCTGAAGAACGCGGCCAGCAATCCTCGCTGATCGGCCGGCTCATGCACGAGAAATTCACCTCCGATGAGGTGGGTAAGCTGCTCGCCGATCTGGAAGCCGAAGTAGGTGACCTGACTGCTGATACCGACGAAGCCCGTTCGGTCAAAGTGTTCAAGAAAGCCTACGAAAAGCAAACCAAGGTTCCGCTGCCCCTGCTGATGGAATTTATCAAAGTGACCACCGGCGCGCACGAAGCCTGGGTGGAAGCCCGAACCAAATCCGACTTCACCCTCTTCCAGCCCTATCTACAAAAGATCGTTGATCTGCGCATCGAATATGCCAAGCTCTTCCAGCCCTATGACAACATCTACGATGCCCTGCTGGACGATTTTGAGCCAGGCATGAAGACCGCAGATGTCAAGGAAATCTTCAACAAATTGCGCCCCCAACAGGTGGAACTTCTCAAGGCAATCGCCGAAAAGGAACCCCCCGATAATTCCTTCATCAAGCAGGATTATAAGGCAGAATATCAGGCACTCCTCGGCCGCCATGTGATCACCCGCTTTGGTTATGACTGGAATCGGGGCCGTCTGGACACCACAGCCCACCCCTTCACCACCGGATTCGGTCAGGGCGATGTGCGCATCACCACCCGCTATCTGGATGACGACGGTGGATCGGCCCTCTTCAGCACAATGCACGAAGCCGGGCATGCCATGTATGAGCAAGGCGTCTCCGGCAAATACAACCGGCACCCCCTCAGCGGGCCAGCCTCACTTGCTATCCATGAATCCCAATCCCGTCTGTGGGAAAACCTGGTCGGCCGCAGCAAAGAATTCTGGACCTACTTCTACCCGAGTGCCCAGATGCTCTTCCCTGAGATTCTCGGTAATGTCTCAATGAACGACTTCTATCGCGGCATCAACAAGGTGGAACCTTCAATGGTCCGGGTCGAAGCTGACGAAGCAACCTACAACATGCATGTTATGCTGCGTCTCGAAATTGAAATGGGCCTGATGGAAGGCACCATCCAGGTCGCCGACCTGCCTGATATTTGGAACGCCAAGATGCAGGACTATCTCGGTATCACTCCGAAGAATGATGGTGAAGGCGTCCTGCAGGACGTGCACTGGTCCGGTGGGATGATCGGCTACTTCCCAACCTATGCCCTTGGTAACCTGGCTTCCGTTCAGCTTTGGGATAAGATGCTGGAAGAAAACCCCAACATCCCGGATGAGATCGCTCAGGGTAAATTCGATACCATCCTAGGTTGGATGCGGGAACACATCCATCAATACGGCTCGAAGTATGAACCGCAGGAATTGATGGTCATGGCGACCGGCAGCAAGATCACCCCGGAACCCTATATTAACTACCTCAAGACCAAGTACGGCGAGATCTACGATCTCTAA